The region ACGTTATTCTGCCGAAGCCAAGGACATTGAAAGTGTGGACTCGATGTTGATCGACATCTCAACTTTACGAGCTGCAACCGGGGATTTTGCGGAAGCCAACAAGCTTGGCGAAGGCGGATTCGGTGCGGTGTACAAGGTACCAAGCAGACATATCTTGAAGAAAAATTGTAGTAAAATACATCAAAAAATTTGGTAAGTGAGCTCGTCTTGGTTCGATACGATCTGCGCAGGGTACTCTCCCGGACGGCGAAGAAATAGCAGTGAAGAGGCTGTCCAAGAGCTCAACACAAGGAGTGGAGGAGCTGAAGAATGAGCTCGCCTTGGTTGCCAAGCTTAAGCACAAGAACCTGGTCAGGCTTGTCGGCGTCTGCCTGGAGCAGCAGGAGAGGCTGCTCGTCTATGAGTTCGTCCCGAACCGGAGCCTCGATAAGATTCTATTCGGTACTGACAGAATTTCATTGTGTCATTTGTTTCAGTTCCTATCTCCATGTTCTCTGCAACTCGTGGTACCATTACGTATTTGCATACACTGACCACTCCTAGTTGCTGAACATGTCGTAGACACGGAGAAGCGCGAGCAGCTCGACTGGGGAAAGAGGTACAAGATCATAAACGGGATTGCTCGAGGCCTGCAGTACCTCCACGAAGACTCCCAGCTCAAAGTCGTCCACCGTGACCTCAAAGCCAGCAACATCTTGCTTGACACCAACATGAACCCCAAGATCTCGGACTTCGGCCTCGCCAGGCTCTTCGGGCGAGACCAGACGCAGGCCGTCACCAGCCGTGTCATCGGAACATAGTCAGTACCATATCATACATATTCTTCGAGTTCAGGCAGCAGTAGTCGTCCCACCGTGCAGAGAAACTGACTGGATTACCACCCTGTTGTTCCAGCGGGTACATGGCGCCGGAGTACGTGATGCGCGGGAACTACTCCGTGAAGTCGGACGCGTTCAGCTTCGGGGTCATGGTGCTGGAGATCGTGACGGGGAGGAAGAACAACGACTGCTACAAGTCCCAGCAGTCTGAAGATCTCTTGACTACGGTACGTGCTGTTGCTTGGTTACCTCTGAATATATATGTATGCATCAGAAAGAATGTTTGGCTCATGACTGCTGCGAATGGCGCAGATATGGGAGCACTGGACGGCCGGAACAGTGTTGACTACGGTGGACCCGAGCATCAGCAGCAGCTTCTCGGAGAGCGACGTCCGGAGGTGCGTCCACGTAGGGCTTCTGTGCGTTCAGGGGAACCCGGCGGATCGGCCGGTGATGTCGTCGGTGGTCATGATGCTCGGAGGCGAAACCGTCTCTCTCAGTGCCCCGTCCAAGCCGGCGTTCTATGCGAGGAACGCCGATGCCGATCACCCGGTCATCTCGTCCACTGTCTCCGTGCAGGATGGTCCTGGAGTGTCTATTTAACAAGTTCAGTTGCAGATTGATTCATGCCTCACGCCTAAAGGCATATATAAAGGGATCTATTTTTTAAGAGAGGTCACTCTGCATAAGTGATACACATTCTGTAAGATGGTTTCACTGCAAGATGGAGAGATGTCGTTCAAGGCAAGGTTGCTCTACTGCAACACTATTTTTCCAGAAAGGAGGATAATTCCTAGCCTCTGCATCGAGCGATGCACAAAACCATTTTTATTATATTATTCAATAGAGTCTGACAAAATAAATACATGAATCAATTCAAAGTCATCTTTGTAGCGATCTATATTACTACACCTACTAGTTTGATAATGTGTCTTGACCTCACACCAATGCACACCATCTAATCCGGTGGCCTCACCAAGCCGCCACACGGCAAGCCGAGAGCATCATGCGCCCAACTGCAAAGTACCACGACCTTTTACAAGAATTATTTTGTTCATGTGCCAATGTAAATTATAAACTCACAGATGTACCCTGGTGTCCTGGTATGCCAGAAAAAATTATGCTAGACAATGTTGATTCTTTATAACAAAAGCCTAATATCGTTCTCTCTACGAAGGACCGAAAAGCCATCGGCCGTGTGTGACTGTGTAGCAAGTGTTTTTGTGGCAGGCTAATGGAATTCCTCTGTTCTACTGAAATGGCTAGGGAAATTGCCCTAACGGGAGATGCAGGGTTAAAACACTAAGAAAATATGAAAGGATTGTGTGTGTTCTTAGCTCCACACTTGTCCTGCATGCATCATTGTTTAAGATCCTGCCAAGAAGCAGCCTTAGCTCCATCATGAAGCCCCGGATGTTAGGCATCACCATGATGGCCCCACACATTGGCAAGGCATGGCAGCCTCGGTGAGCGCGTGGCATACAACACTATAAAAAAAGGACACATCTGTATTGATACATGGTTGTCATAGTAGGATGTACATCTGTGAcggttttatgacagaatcaagatagtaatATATGTGTTGTCGGAGATGTGTTCCATGATAATAATCACTTTTCCATCATGGAAGTGTGCACTTTCATGACAGAAAATGGTGTGTCATGGCGTCATGGGAAGTGTTTCGTCAAGGGTAATCGGCTCGTGGCAGCTTCGTAACGGATCGCCGTTAAACTATCGGGTGCGAGTTCGGATCCgatatctgagggagtcctggactatggggtcctcggggagccggcctatgtgacatgggccagactgatggtccgtgaagatacaagatagaaggtctTCTCCTGTGTCCgaacgggactctccttggcgtggatggcaagcttggcgtccggatgtatagtttccttcctctctaaaccgactctgtacaaccttagtcccctccggtgcctatataaaccagaggggttggtccttagaggcaatcacaatcatacaggctaggcatctagggtttagccattacaatctcgaggtagatcaactcttgtaacccctatattcatcaaagtcaatcaagcaagaagtagggtattacctctattaagagggcccgaacctgggtaaatatcgtgtcccctgcctcctgttaccttcgatccttagacacacagttcgggaccccctacccgagatctgccggttttgacaccaacattggtgctttcattgagagttccactgtcgtCACCAGAAcgctcgatggctccatcgatcatccACGACAATACCGccttgagggagacttttctccccgatcaaatctttgtattcggtggcttcgcactgcgtgccaattcgattggccatctggagcagatcgacagctacgcccctggtcatcatatcagttttggaaacttaaactatgtCGCCGATattcgaggagacttgatcttccaagggtttgcGGCCTCAACCGCagctccggccttagatccggaacACCTCACCAAGTCCGAAGACGGGAATTTAGAGCCCACTGGACTCTCCGCAGCCATAGAGCTCAATACCGAACATACGGAGGGGATCGTTTCACCGGCGGGCGCGGGGTCATACTGGGCTCCCTTCATCAACATGAGGCCGGATTCACCCCTAAACACCCGATCCAAACTCTTGAGGTCCGTGTTATACGAGCTCGGCCAGGGAACTCCTGTCCCTCTGCTCCACGGACTCTCGGTGCCCTGTCCAAGCCTCACTCTTAAACGAGGACCTGGACTTAATGCGATATCTCGCCATTACAGAAGGATCGCTGCCAAATTACGCCCTGCCCACACCAGGGGCTAAGAGtggggaattttatgtcccacccaccacccacttcatagccactgtcgaggacctaaccgacatgcttgattatgcttctcaagacatcgatggcatggacgacgatgccggagaagaacaaagCCAGAACCCGCCGTTTACCAGACGCTGGACGACtacttccacatatgacgtgtatatggtggacacaccaaagaggatgacggcgaaggtgggaaggatccagtcgaggacaaGCCTCCCATGGCACCACCAAagcatcgacgtcagcggcgccgctctaaatcacgtcgcgaaaaagatagcaataccagcaccggagacaacaatactcTGGATAACGctgaagaccaagaagcccctatcgaaCCAACATCTGAGCATGATGATTGGAAGGATGGGCAAGTCAACCCCGGCGATCCCATCGGGAACGAGGGCTCGAAGGATAGTAACTACttaccgacctccgaagaggacgagagcctcggcgacaaagaattcatcatgccagaggaacccctcgaacaagaacgctttaagcgccggctaatagccacttcaagaagcctaaaaaagaagcgcagcagcttcaagctgatcaggatctgctcaatgacagatggactgatgtcctggcagctgaggaatacggcctcgaacgcaagctgctaccccaattcgatgacgaggctctAGAGCCTATACCGCCCACGCGTAACGCTGTCGACGAACCTGgccgaccaccacatggccgggacaGAGCGGTATCTCAAGCCGAACACCGGCCTGCACCACCCCGCCATAAAGGCAGAGAGACAACAGCTGCAGGATATACTTACAACCTACGACAGGACCTGGCcaatagagccggtcagaccagatcaaaatatatggatcaagggggcgtgccccagcacgagaagacggccatcaagcctggcgcgacaagcacaacTTCACCCAGGCTGAAAACCGCATAGGACTCCATCCGAATTGCGTCGTGACGTGGCCTGATATAGAGGcgtcacacaccccctatgcttcactgatgaggtaatggagcaccagttccagaaggatttaaacccgtgaacatcaaatcatacaatggcacaacatatCCTGCAGTATGGACTGAagatttttcttctccacattcacatggctcgcggtgacgatctacatgccatcaaatacctccctctcaaacttaacggaccagctcggcactagttaaacagcctcgcagaaaactctattggaagctgggaagacctggaggatgcctttagagacaacttccagggcacttatatccggcctccggacgccaatgacctcagtcacatagtccagcagcccggagagtcatccagaaaattctggacccgcttcctaataaaaaagaaccaaattattgattgtccggacgccgaggctctagcagcctttaaacacagcattcacgatgaatggctcgcccgatacctcggccaagaaaagtagaagtccatggcagccctaacatcactcatgacccgcttttgcgcgagcgaggatagctggctagcccgtagcagcaaCAGTACTAGTgaccctggcacttctgaagccaggaaCAGAAACGGCAGGCCCCggtgcaacaaaaacaagcgtcggcaCAACACTGACtctaccgaagacacggcggtaaacgtcagatttagtggctccaagcccggtcagcggaagaggccattcaaaagaaacaaagacggttcatctagcctagaccgaatactcgatcgaccttgccagattcacggcacccctgacaagcctgccaaccataccaacagaagttgttgggtctttaaacaataGGTAAGTTAAACACCGAGCATGCGGGGAAAGGGTCACCcagcgaggatgacgatgatgagcctcgcccaccgaacacagggggacagaagaaatttccccccgaggtcaaaacggtgaacatgatatatgttactcacatccccaagagggagcgcaagcgcgcgttaagggacgtttaTGCGATAGAGctagtcaccccaaaattcaacccatggtccgcatgtctgatcacttttgatcatagggaccatccgaccagtatcagtCATggaggctcagccgcattggtcctcgacccaattatcgatggattccacctcacaagagtcctcatggatggcggcagcagtcttaacctgctctatcaagacACAGTCTGaaaaatgggtattgactcgtcaagaatcaaacccaccaaaactacctttaaaggagtaatatctcatgtagaggcccactgcacgggctcaatcGCATTGGATGTCGTCTTTGGTtcgccggataacttccgaagtgaagacttgatcttcgacatcgtccctttctgcagtggctatcatgcactgctcggacgaactgcgtttgcccgCTTCAATatggtcccgcactatgcttacctaaaactcaaaatgccaggaccacgGGTGTCATAACAGTCCATGGAAACATGGAtcactccctccgtactgaggaacacaccgcggccctcgcagcggaagtgcgGGTCGGCCTTACCAAACCAAACTCCACATCGGCAGTCAAGCCACCGGACCCTGTGAAACGAGTCTGGACTACCCCACAGAGTGATAGTACAGCTCGtctggagctcgattagcaattcgtcCTCTGTCTCAGCCCCAACCGAACTGCAGCGTATGTACCGCGTGCACATAACTacacactaaagataccatggcgacgatggaggcatatcagggataaagtccacaatacggctcgaccatACCTGGACCCCCATATCTACCCTTTTCTTAACTTCATTTTTTTAGGTTCCCTACAACCTACATCACCTTTTTATGGTACCAAGGGCCCTTTTTCCGGCCCCTTATGAAAACCTATTCattaatcctctcaaaggatcacacaccaaggcgaAAAGTAACGCAGATGTACGGCAGAGTACCTAAAGGATCTTTCAAGATCACCTCTTCCCCTTTTTAGCACATGTACGCAGCTTTCTCTTTCgcccggcatgtaaaatagccttaatGCTTATAGCATTATTTGTACAAatatgttttgacgtatcaatcagactataatggaaacagttttttcGCCAAAACTATTCGGTACTGGCTTATTTCCTAATATGTATTCCTTCTTCTCTTTCGTTTGATTTTCATGTACACCTTGGCACGACCTAAATCACCAGGGGCTCCATTCAGCCACGTACATTTCTTAAATATaccataaagtccgaacacttttacagtgcaATTTGGCGTCCCGAATCTAGCATTATATGTATCGGCTCAGAATCatgcttgggtcaatagttgggttgcccggctcctgtggttactaccttatgttccgatTGTTTGGCTAAGGAAATAAAGGGAGgactactacgattgtgtttctggttagccggataaacacctcagtagagaaatccgaaaactgactgtcatgatgcggcgagagctggtcatctATTCGGTGACTCAGTATAAATCTCTTGCAATTTTTTTATGTCACACGAAGGACTGGTTTTTACCTGGTCAGGTGTCTACAGCACCCAAGTTCGGATCAGCAaacaatactaggggctgcgcctacaatcatattgtcaaactcctatggataagtgagagtgataaagccgcatagtctgattgcttgGTTCGACGCACtagcacctcctttaaggaccaagtcattgggttaagtgtgtttttgtgctgtttcgaacacccccgtagtatctacgtgaggggctgaagccgacgacaggCCACTCTCAGATTCAATAAACGGCCGCAGTGGAGGATAAATAATTTCAGATGAAACAAGACTAAAATTATACAAACACCTTGTTTTCATTATACAAAGTTTGGGCAGcacagatacattcattcaaaaatgatgtccttcgaacacaGGACCTCTATAATGCAGGATGCTTCAAGGGCGTCGTTGAAATATTTCTCCGGtgtacgatgctccttgcccgcgggcggtccctcggttgcaagactggtggcattcatcttcgcccactgcaccttgacacgggcgaaggccatctaggcaccttcgatgcagactgaccgctttatAGCATCAAGCCCTGGGCAGGTATTGACTAGTCGCTTTACAAGCGCAAAGTAGCTACTAggtatgggttcggctggccaaagacagactatgacatccttcatggccagttcggccaccctatgtagctcagtcaactgtttcagctgatcactgaggggcacaggatgctctggtgcaaggtacagcgaccagaacaacttctctgttgagcttccctctTCGGCTCGGGAGAAATCTACAGCATCTGCAATACTTCGGGGCAGGTCCGTgaaggctcctggagaactccaaatgtgTGTTAGTAAGGTGTACTTTCTCCTTACGAatttgctctgcatattaaaggccttacccgccacgaTCTTCTTGGCTTCTTGGATCTCCTGACAGGCGGCTTGGGCCTCAACCCGGGCCTCCTTCGCACTTTGGAGCGCCGTAGCAAGTTCAGAGTCTCGATCCAACACCTTGCTCTCCAAAGACTCACATTTGCTAATAGCATCCgtgagctcttgttggacttcatccaacctTGCTTCATGTTTCCGGCGGGTGGCTCACTCCTTGTCCAcctccttcttggcctcggccagagcactcttgagggcctcgacctcagaCGTGTCACCTATGAGCGTAATCATAAAGCTCATTTAGATAAAAAATTGGAACTCATATCATTTCAGATATGCTTCGGTATCGCATACCTTGTTTTGCCTCCAACTTCCGCTTTAGTTTGGAGACTTCGGCAGCATGCGAGGTTGTTGCTAGCTTTGCAGCTTGTTCATCCAAGGAGACATATATGTAAGTTCCTGTGaagtattatttgatcctctgttcggcctttcttcgcgaacgccaaacagagtctcaggggctactatctatacacaggcattcCTTTTGCAAATAGCCAAAAATTATATTatgtcacatacctcaaagcctattaaaagaCTGGTATAAGCTTTGTTCAATCCGCTCTTAGCAGATCGAACCTttgcaaccaccgtacccataagggaacggtgttcctccacaatggaagcactctgaagcgcttccaccagagtgtccggcgcctccggattgatAGAGGACGTGGTGGTGATGACGTGCCCCCTTCTCTCGAAGGAGGTTGCTGGCCTAATTGAGCATGGGTCTCTGGAATAATATTGGGTTGGGGCCGAATTGAgcatggctgagggagtcctggactagggggtgtccggacagccggactatcatcgtcagccggactccaagactatgaagatacaagattgaagacttcgtcccgtgtccggatgggactttccttggcgtggaaggcaagcttggcgatacggatatgtagatctcctaccattgtagccgactctgtgtaaccctagccctctccggtgtctatataaacctgagggttttagtccgtaggacaacacaaccattacaacaatcataccataggctagcttctagggtttagcctccttgatctcgtggtagatccactcttgtactacccatatcatcaatatcaatcaagcaggagtagggttttacctccatcgagagggcccgaacctgggtaaaaacatcgtgtcccttgtctcctattaccatccgcctagacgcacagttcgggaccccctacccgagatccgccggttttgacaccgacattggtgctttcattgagagttcctctgtgtcgtcaccgataggcttgatggtttcttcaatcaacaacaacgccgtccagggtgagacttttctccccggacaaatcttcgtattcggcggcttcgcactgcaggccaattcgcttggccatctggagcagatcgaaagctaggcccctggccatcaggtcaggtttggaagcctaaacttcacggcggacatccgcggagacttgatcttcgatggatccgagccgcagccgagcgtgccgcactgtcacgatgggcatgatccaactctgccgccggacagtaccttggaggccgcacacgaatccgctccgacccatagttcggagccgatcacgcagatcgaggacgggtggctggacaccgcctcgggagctgcaaccgctatggcgatggagccgaataccgaccttgtccccTATAAAGCCTGtggctccgaggtgccggactccctgccggactccgaacctcctgcgcccctgccaatataatccgattgggcgccgatcatggagttcaccgctgcggacatctttcaacactcaccctttggcgacatcctaaattcgctaaagcatctctcgctatcaggagagccctggccggactgcggccaggatggttgggatgcggacgacgaagaaattcaaaacccacccaccacccactttgtagccactgtcgacgatctaaccgacatgctagactatgactccgaagacatcgacggtatggacgatgatgccggagacgatcaagaaccagcgcctacagggcactggaaaaccacctcgtcatatgacatatacatggtggacaccccaaaggatggggacggcgaagaagcagcggaggctgattccttaaagaaacaacccaagcgccgacgtcagcggcgccgctctaaatcccgccacagcaagaatggagattccggtacaggagataataacaccctagaaagtgccgaagacaaccccctccagcaagattcagcgcaggaggacgcagaagccagccctcacgagagagcggcagacgaagaggtcgaggatgatagttacatacctccctccggagacgaggcaagcctcgacgacgacgaatttgtcgtgcctgaggatcccgtcgaacaagagcgtttcaaacgcaggctaatggcgacggcaaatagcctaaagaaacagcagcaacaacttcaagctgatcaagacctgctagccgacagatggaccgaggtcctcgcggccgaagagtatgaactcgaatgcccctccaaaagctacccaaagcgcaagttgctcccccgactagaggaggaagcatacaaaccttcatcaccagcgcacaatacggcagaccgaccacctcgtggccacgatagagacgcatctaggccctccaccaggaccgtaccccggcaccgctcaaaaagtacgaatccacgggggaacgcgccggacttgcgggatatattggaggacaaggcaagac is a window of Triticum dicoccoides isolate Atlit2015 ecotype Zavitan chromosome 2B, WEW_v2.0, whole genome shotgun sequence DNA encoding:
- the LOC119363422 gene encoding cysteine-rich receptor-like protein kinase 6 isoform X1, producing MAHHRVLSVAIVAVALLASPAAAVYPWTICGRSTYTAKSQYLANINRIGATLPRNASRSPDLFATALVGAVPQQVWALALCRGDANASYCLTCLDQAFQDLPNACPYSRDSTIYYDSCVLHYSNIRSRPDDDTTYNPTIPLRNNVNATAEPARFQRVVAALLNATVSYAVTNSTRLYASGEADFDQELPKVYAWAQCTPDLTPARCRDCLTVNIKTWEPVFTDAIGARILGMRCSYRYETTPFFNGPVMVRLAGTSASSGAPASAPAVVPNVLTPQAAAAGEGRKYSVPGMVLIVLLPSAAAINLVLCFLLWRRRRPLAEANQSYGRYSAEAKDIESVDSMLIDISTLRAATGDFAEANKLGEGGFGAVYKGTLPDGEEIAVKRLSKSSTQGVEELKNELALVAKLKHKNLVRLVGVCLEQQERLLVYEFVPNRSLDKILFVAEHVVDTEKREQLDWGKRYKIINGIARGLQYLHEDSQLKVVHRDLKASNILLDTNMNPKISDFGLARLFGRDQTQAVTSRVIGTYGYMAPEYVMRGNYSVKSDAFSFGVMVLEIVTGRKNNDCYKSQQSEDLLTTIWEHWTAGTVLTTVDPSISSSFSESDVRRCVHVGLLCVQGNPADRPVMSSVVMMLGGETVSLSAPSKPAFYARNADADHPVISSTVSVQDGPGVSI
- the LOC119363422 gene encoding cysteine-rich receptor-like protein kinase 6 isoform X2 produces the protein MAHHRVLSVAIVAVALLASPAAAVYPWTICGRSTYTAKSQYLANINRIGATLPRNASRSPDLFATALVGAVPQQVWALALCRGDANASYCLTCLDQAFQDLPNACPYSRDSTIYYDSCVLHYSNIRSRPDDDTTYNPTIPLRNNVNATAEPARFQRVVAALLNATVSYAVTNSTRLYASGEADFDQELPKVYAWAQCTPDLTPARCRDCLTVNIKTWEPVFTDAIGARILGMRCSYRYETTPFFNGPVMVRLAGTSASSGAPASAPAVVPNVLTPQAAAAGEGRKYSVPGMVLIVLLPSAAAINLVLCFLLWRRRRPLAEANQSYGRYSAEAKDIESVDSMLIDISTLRAATGDFAEANKLGEGGFGAVYKGTLPDGEEIAVKRLSKSSTQGVEELKNELALVAKLKHKNLVRLVGVCLEQQERLLVYEFVPNRSLDKILFDTEKREQLDWGKRYKIINGIARGLQYLHEDSQLKVVHRDLKASNILLDTNMNPKISDFGLARLFGRDQTQAVTSRVIGTYGYMAPEYVMRGNYSVKSDAFSFGVMVLEIVTGRKNNDCYKSQQSEDLLTTIWEHWTAGTVLTTVDPSISSSFSESDVRRCVHVGLLCVQGNPADRPVMSSVVMMLGGETVSLSAPSKPAFYARNADADHPVISSTVSVQDGPGVSI